A stretch of Longimicrobium sp. DNA encodes these proteins:
- the glmS gene encoding glutamine--fructose-6-phosphate transaminase (isomerizing), producing the protein MCGIVGYIGDRQVAPLLIQGLKRLEYRGYDSAGIAVGKNGNLLVRKEAGKIAELEKLISADPVDGVYGIGHTRWATHGPPNQTNAHPHTSEKGDFAVVHNGIIENAGALRRVLQEKGHVFSSETDSEVLVHLIEEIFNTTSDHRAGKLERAVEAALGMIEGTYGIAVISTRDPGKIVAARLGSPLLIGVGDDGETFVASDAAAVIAHTRDVIYLDDGDMVTVTENGYTVHRRGQGPVDRPISHVDWDLDEVERGGYPHFMLKEIMEQPTTLRETMRGRLLAEEGSVKLGGLTGMDEELRDIQRIIILGCGTSWHSGLIGEYMLEDIARIPTDVEYASEFRYRRPVVEPNTLTISISQSGETADTLWAMREAKQQGATTLGIVNAVGSTIARETDAGVYLHAGPEIGVASTKAFTSQVVVLALMTVHLGRLRGTLSASRGREIVRALQQLPEQVSHLLELDDAIKKLAEEYRDSKNFLYLGRGYNFPAALEGALKLKEISYIHAEGYPAAEMKHGPIALIDEQMPVVIIAPKDAVYDKVRSNIDEVKARGGCIIGVISEDDHELLDVVDH; encoded by the coding sequence ATGTGCGGGATCGTGGGATACATCGGCGACCGGCAGGTCGCCCCGCTCCTGATCCAGGGGCTCAAGCGGCTGGAGTACCGCGGCTACGACTCGGCGGGGATCGCCGTGGGGAAGAACGGCAACCTGCTGGTGCGCAAGGAGGCCGGCAAGATCGCCGAACTGGAGAAGCTGATCTCGGCCGACCCCGTGGACGGCGTCTACGGGATCGGCCACACGCGCTGGGCCACGCACGGCCCGCCCAACCAGACGAACGCCCACCCCCACACCTCCGAGAAGGGCGACTTCGCGGTGGTCCACAACGGGATCATCGAGAACGCCGGAGCGCTCCGGAGGGTGCTGCAGGAGAAGGGGCACGTCTTCAGTTCCGAGACCGACAGCGAGGTGCTGGTGCACCTGATCGAGGAGATCTTCAACACCACCAGCGACCACCGCGCCGGCAAGCTGGAGCGCGCGGTGGAGGCGGCGCTGGGGATGATCGAGGGGACCTACGGGATCGCGGTGATCTCCACCCGCGACCCCGGCAAGATCGTGGCGGCGCGGCTGGGCAGCCCGCTCCTGATCGGGGTGGGCGACGACGGCGAGACGTTCGTGGCCAGCGACGCCGCGGCGGTGATCGCCCACACGCGCGACGTGATCTACCTGGACGACGGCGACATGGTGACGGTGACGGAGAACGGCTACACCGTCCACCGCCGCGGGCAGGGCCCCGTGGACCGGCCGATCAGCCACGTCGACTGGGACCTGGACGAGGTGGAGCGCGGGGGGTACCCGCACTTCATGCTCAAGGAGATCATGGAGCAGCCCACCACGCTGCGCGAGACCATGCGCGGGCGGCTCCTGGCCGAGGAGGGGAGCGTCAAGCTGGGTGGGCTCACCGGGATGGACGAGGAGCTGCGCGACATCCAGCGCATCATCATCCTGGGGTGCGGCACCAGCTGGCACTCGGGCCTCATCGGCGAATACATGCTGGAAGACATCGCCCGCATCCCCACCGACGTGGAGTACGCCAGCGAGTTCCGCTACCGCCGCCCGGTGGTGGAGCCGAACACGCTCACCATCTCCATCAGCCAGAGCGGCGAGACGGCCGACACGCTGTGGGCCATGCGCGAGGCCAAGCAGCAGGGCGCCACCACGCTGGGGATCGTGAACGCGGTGGGCAGCACCATCGCGCGCGAGACCGACGCGGGGGTGTACCTGCACGCCGGGCCCGAGATCGGGGTGGCGTCGACCAAGGCGTTCACCAGCCAGGTGGTGGTGCTGGCGCTGATGACCGTGCACCTGGGGCGGCTGCGCGGGACGCTCTCGGCCAGCCGCGGCCGCGAGATCGTGCGGGCGCTGCAGCAGCTCCCCGAGCAGGTCTCCCACCTGCTGGAGCTGGACGACGCCATCAAGAAGCTGGCGGAGGAGTACAGGGACTCGAAGAACTTCCTGTACCTGGGGCGCGGCTACAACTTCCCGGCGGCGCTGGAGGGGGCGCTGAAGCTGAAGGAGATCAGCTACATCCACGCGGAAGGCTACCCGGCGGCGGAGATGAAGCACGGCCCGATCGCGCTGATCGACGAGCAGATGCCGGTGGTGATCATCGCGCCCAAGGACGCGGTCTACGACAAGGTGCGCAGCAACATCGACGAGGTGAAGGCGCGCGGCGGCTGCATCATCGGCGTGATCAGCGAGGACGACCACGAGCTGCTGGACGTGGTGGACCACG
- a CDS encoding adenylate/guanylate cyclase domain-containing protein produces the protein MRCTSCQFENPPGMKFCGQCGAKLAPQCPACGRENPAGFRFCGYCGSPLSADAPPSAPASPADGPIHIGIPAADAPPSGPFAHNNAERRQLTVMFCDLVGSTRLSATLDAEELRDVVAAYQTVCAEAIETNEGYIAQYLGDGVLAYFGYPHSTEREASRAVRAGLAVVRGIRRLGERLEKERGIGMAVRVGIHTGVVVIGEIGAGQRRENLALGETPNLAARLQSLAEPNTVVVSGDTQRLIRGEFECEDLGARSVAGIPAPVQLCRITRDLASELAAAHRPERAEPIVGREQELAFLRGCWEHVLEGCGQVVLVSGDAGIGKSSLMHAFAAAVGADVLVLDTRCLPYFHTTAYQPVVELLQDLLGCPAGEPPERKLHCLGSLLEHQGLPLDEMMPIFASVLSLPYEGGAAGAESPQQRAERTRSALLQLLTGAAAERPLLLCVEDLDFADPSTLELLGVLVRQVPTQRILALFSHRPDFQPPWGRLAHQSVLSVAGLGQPEVEEIVARLTGGKALPPEVSAQILERTDGVPLFVEELTKMVLESGLLRDAGDRYELVGGVLPPLAIPATLHDWLEARLDRLAATKELAQLGAVLGREFGYELLRAVSDVDEAELRRALVQLVEAELLYERGVPPDAVYSFKHALIQEAAYQSLLRGVRQTWHHRAALALEERFPDEAAAHPERVAQHYTAAGLPEPAVAAWTRAGRRAVERSANQEAVAHLRQGLELLESLPAGPERDRRELALLVALGPALVVTQGHAAQEVRDTYERALALARALGVEHEHLEIMGGLFAAYFVRSEVAEAFELAREMLRSAAADRQSEWEGPALVAIGVALLKGGSLPDARDHLERGLKLYDPARHFALAHAMGQDFGVVAWSYSAFVHFALGYPDEALRRARRAAELARELNHPHSLAFALTFNASLHFFRGEPEAALAVADEIEELARREGFPHWGLDAPPMRAWALAAQGRLEEALAAAAAVDVDGLMRGMGAGPGMYRVHVLAQSYLSADRVEMAEPLLERLEALLEEEAPGTWWKAEVHRAQAVALGRLGRADQARAQLERAVEIARAAGTPLLLLRALVDLARLRGGVDPELRAALEEACRALSDAGELEEVCQARALLQTPGREAELVEA, from the coding sequence ATGCGCTGCACCAGCTGCCAGTTCGAGAACCCGCCCGGCATGAAGTTCTGCGGCCAGTGCGGCGCGAAGCTGGCGCCGCAGTGCCCCGCGTGCGGCCGCGAGAACCCCGCGGGCTTCCGCTTCTGCGGCTACTGCGGCTCGCCGCTCTCCGCCGACGCGCCGCCGAGCGCGCCCGCTTCCCCCGCCGACGGGCCGATCCACATCGGCATCCCCGCCGCCGACGCGCCGCCCTCGGGCCCGTTCGCGCACAACAACGCCGAGCGGCGCCAGCTCACGGTGATGTTCTGCGACCTGGTGGGCTCCACCCGGCTCTCGGCCACCCTCGACGCCGAGGAGCTGCGCGACGTGGTGGCCGCGTACCAGACGGTGTGTGCCGAGGCCATCGAGACCAACGAGGGCTACATCGCGCAGTACCTGGGCGACGGCGTGCTGGCGTACTTCGGCTACCCGCACAGCACCGAGCGCGAGGCCAGCCGCGCCGTGCGCGCCGGCCTGGCCGTGGTGCGCGGCATCCGCCGCCTGGGCGAGCGGCTGGAGAAGGAGCGCGGGATCGGGATGGCCGTGCGCGTGGGGATCCACACCGGCGTGGTGGTGATCGGCGAGATCGGGGCGGGGCAGCGGCGCGAGAACCTGGCGCTGGGCGAGACCCCCAACCTGGCCGCGCGGCTGCAGAGCCTGGCCGAGCCGAACACCGTGGTGGTGAGCGGCGACACCCAGCGGCTGATCCGCGGCGAGTTCGAGTGCGAGGACCTGGGGGCCCGGAGCGTGGCCGGCATCCCCGCGCCCGTGCAGCTCTGCCGCATCACCCGCGACCTGGCGTCCGAGCTGGCGGCGGCGCACCGGCCCGAGCGCGCCGAGCCGATCGTGGGGCGCGAGCAGGAGCTGGCGTTCCTGCGCGGGTGCTGGGAGCACGTGCTGGAGGGGTGCGGCCAGGTGGTGCTGGTGTCGGGCGACGCGGGGATCGGCAAGTCGAGCCTGATGCACGCCTTCGCGGCCGCGGTGGGCGCCGACGTGCTGGTGCTGGACACCCGCTGCCTCCCGTACTTCCACACCACCGCCTACCAGCCGGTGGTGGAGCTGCTGCAGGACCTGCTGGGGTGCCCCGCCGGCGAGCCGCCCGAGCGCAAGCTGCACTGCCTGGGGAGCCTGCTGGAGCACCAGGGGCTCCCCCTGGACGAGATGATGCCGATCTTCGCCTCGGTCCTCTCGCTCCCCTACGAGGGGGGCGCGGCGGGCGCCGAGTCGCCCCAGCAGCGGGCCGAGCGCACCCGCTCGGCGCTGCTGCAGCTCTTGACCGGAGCGGCGGCCGAGCGGCCCCTCCTGCTCTGCGTGGAGGACCTGGACTTCGCCGACCCCTCCACGCTGGAGCTGCTGGGGGTGCTGGTGCGGCAGGTGCCCACGCAGCGCATCCTGGCGCTCTTCAGCCACCGCCCCGACTTCCAGCCGCCCTGGGGCCGCCTCGCCCACCAGTCGGTCCTCTCGGTGGCGGGGCTGGGGCAGCCCGAGGTGGAGGAGATCGTCGCGCGCCTCACGGGGGGGAAGGCGCTGCCGCCCGAGGTGTCGGCGCAGATCCTGGAGCGCACCGACGGGGTGCCGCTCTTCGTGGAGGAGCTCACCAAGATGGTGCTGGAGTCGGGGCTCCTGAGGGACGCCGGCGACCGCTACGAGCTGGTGGGCGGGGTGCTCCCGCCCCTGGCCATCCCCGCCACGCTGCACGACTGGCTGGAGGCGCGGCTCGACCGCCTGGCCGCCACCAAGGAGCTGGCCCAGCTGGGCGCGGTGCTGGGGCGCGAGTTCGGCTACGAGCTGCTGCGCGCCGTGAGCGACGTGGACGAGGCGGAGCTGCGCCGGGCGCTGGTGCAGCTGGTGGAGGCGGAGCTCCTCTACGAGCGCGGGGTGCCGCCCGACGCGGTGTACTCGTTCAAGCACGCGCTCATCCAGGAGGCGGCGTACCAGTCGCTGCTGAGGGGGGTGCGGCAGACCTGGCATCACCGCGCGGCCCTCGCGCTGGAGGAGCGCTTCCCCGACGAGGCGGCGGCGCACCCGGAGCGGGTGGCGCAGCACTACACCGCCGCGGGGCTCCCGGAGCCGGCGGTCGCGGCCTGGACCCGCGCGGGGCGCCGGGCGGTGGAGCGCTCGGCCAACCAGGAGGCGGTGGCGCACCTGCGCCAGGGCCTGGAGCTGCTCGAGAGCCTCCCCGCGGGCCCGGAGCGCGACCGGCGCGAGCTGGCGCTCCTGGTGGCGCTGGGGCCCGCGCTGGTGGTCACGCAGGGGCACGCCGCGCAGGAGGTGCGCGACACCTACGAGCGCGCCCTGGCGCTGGCGCGCGCGCTGGGGGTGGAGCATGAGCACCTGGAGATCATGGGAGGCCTCTTCGCCGCGTACTTCGTCCGCTCGGAGGTGGCCGAGGCGTTCGAGCTCGCGCGCGAGATGCTGCGCTCGGCCGCCGCCGACCGGCAGTCGGAGTGGGAGGGGCCGGCGCTGGTGGCGATCGGGGTGGCGCTGCTCAAGGGCGGCTCGCTCCCCGACGCGCGCGACCACCTGGAGCGGGGACTGAAGCTCTACGACCCGGCGCGGCACTTCGCCCTGGCGCACGCCATGGGGCAGGACTTCGGGGTGGTGGCGTGGAGCTACAGCGCGTTCGTGCACTTCGCGCTGGGCTACCCCGACGAGGCGCTCCGGCGCGCGCGGCGGGCGGCCGAGCTGGCCCGCGAGCTGAACCACCCGCACAGCCTGGCCTTCGCGCTCACCTTCAACGCCTCGCTGCACTTCTTCCGGGGCGAGCCCGAGGCGGCGCTGGCCGTGGCCGACGAGATCGAGGAGCTGGCCCGGCGCGAGGGGTTCCCGCACTGGGGGCTGGACGCGCCCCCCATGCGCGCCTGGGCGCTGGCCGCGCAGGGCCGGCTGGAGGAGGCGCTGGCCGCGGCCGCCGCCGTGGACGTGGACGGACTGATGCGGGGGATGGGGGCGGGCCCGGGGATGTACCGGGTGCACGTGCTGGCGCAGTCGTACCTGAGCGCGGACCGGGTGGAGATGGCCGAGCCGCTGCTGGAGCGCCTGGAGGCGCTGCTGGAGGAGGAGGCGCCGGGGACGTGGTGGAAGGCCGAGGTGCACCGGGCGCAGGCGGTCGCGCTGGGGCGGCTGGGGCGCGCCGACCAGGCGCGCGCCCAGCTGGAGCGGGCCGTGGAGATCGCCCGCGCGGCGGGGACGCCGCTCCTGCTGCTGCGCGCGCTGGTGGACCTGGCGCGGCTGCGCGGCGGGGTGGACCCGGAGCTGCGCGCCGCGCTGGAGGAGGCCTGCCGCGCCCTGTCCGACGCCGGCGAGCTGGAGGAGGTGTGCCAGGCCCGCGCGCTGCTGCAGACGCCGGGGCGCGAGGCGGAGCTGGTGGAGGCCTGA
- a CDS encoding Tex family protein, producing MSYAEKIAAELGLRVPQVRAALELLGGGNTIPFIARYRKEATGELDEVQLRDVRDRHEYLTELDERRAAILKSIDEQGKLTPELRAAVGRAETKQALEDLYLPYKPRRRTRATIAAERGLGPLAELLWAGRTSDAELHEAAAAFVDPEKQVAGVDDALAGARDIVAERVSDDAATRAYVREQVREKGVLESRAARGKEGEVSKFQDYYDFSGPVKTLPGHRVLAVRRGEAEEFLTARIVAPDEEILAVLRRKYTADHRAPEQMGQAVDDAYRRLVSPSVEVEVRMELKTRADEEAIAIFGKNLEALLLAPPAGERTVLGIDPGYRTGCKLAVVSRTGALLATGHVYLHQEDRARRDLARIVEEHGVELVAVGNGTASRETEKLAKEAVREIPAERRPVVVMVNEAGASVYSASDLAREELPELDLTLRSAVSIARRLQDPLAELVKIDPKSIGVGQYQHDVSQVKLKRRLDETVESCVNRVGVELNTASPALLGYVAGIGPTVAQKIVRHRDSAGPFRSRAEATKVPGLGPKTFEQAAGFLRVRGGEHPLDASAVHPERYALVERIAADVGVRLESLVGNEAAVAKIEPRRYVGDGVGLPTLEDILAELRKPGRDPRQAFEAPVFRDDVQTLEDLKEGMTLQGTVTNVVAFGAFVDVGVHQDGLVHVSELSNRFVKDPNQVVRPGDRVTVRVLSVDVKRQRIALSMKDPSAPPRPTQKSGDQRKDGDGRKGGGERRPAPEPPKPGFAPNGMRIVRK from the coding sequence GTGAGCTACGCAGAGAAGATCGCCGCGGAGCTGGGGCTCCGCGTGCCGCAGGTGCGCGCGGCGCTGGAGCTGCTCGGCGGGGGGAACACCATCCCCTTCATCGCCCGCTACCGGAAGGAGGCGACGGGGGAGCTGGACGAGGTGCAGCTGCGCGACGTGCGCGACCGGCACGAGTACCTCACCGAGCTGGACGAGCGCCGCGCGGCGATCCTCAAGTCCATCGACGAGCAGGGGAAGCTCACGCCGGAGCTCAGGGCCGCCGTCGGGCGCGCGGAGACCAAGCAGGCGCTCGAGGACCTCTACCTCCCCTACAAGCCCAGGCGCCGCACCCGCGCAACCATAGCCGCCGAGCGCGGGCTGGGTCCCCTGGCCGAGCTGCTGTGGGCGGGGAGGACGTCGGACGCGGAGCTGCACGAGGCGGCCGCGGCGTTCGTCGACCCCGAGAAGCAGGTTGCCGGCGTGGACGACGCGCTGGCGGGGGCGCGCGACATCGTGGCCGAGCGCGTGTCCGACGACGCGGCCACGCGGGCGTACGTGCGCGAGCAGGTGCGCGAGAAGGGCGTGCTGGAGAGCCGCGCGGCGCGGGGGAAGGAGGGCGAGGTCTCCAAGTTCCAGGACTACTACGACTTCTCCGGCCCGGTGAAGACGCTCCCCGGCCACCGCGTGCTGGCCGTCCGCCGCGGCGAGGCGGAGGAGTTCCTCACCGCGCGCATCGTGGCGCCCGACGAGGAGATCCTGGCGGTGCTGCGCCGCAAGTACACGGCGGACCACCGCGCGCCGGAGCAGATGGGCCAGGCCGTCGACGACGCGTACCGGCGGCTCGTCTCCCCCTCCGTCGAGGTGGAGGTGCGCATGGAGCTGAAGACGCGCGCCGACGAGGAGGCGATCGCCATCTTCGGCAAGAACCTGGAGGCGCTGCTGCTGGCCCCGCCCGCGGGCGAGCGCACCGTGCTGGGGATCGACCCCGGCTACCGCACCGGGTGCAAGCTGGCGGTGGTGAGCCGCACGGGGGCGCTGCTGGCCACGGGCCACGTCTACCTGCACCAGGAAGACCGGGCCAGGCGCGACCTGGCGCGGATCGTCGAGGAGCACGGCGTGGAGCTGGTGGCCGTGGGCAATGGCACGGCGAGCCGCGAGACGGAGAAGCTGGCGAAGGAGGCGGTGCGCGAGATCCCGGCCGAGCGGCGCCCGGTGGTCGTCATGGTGAACGAGGCGGGGGCGTCGGTCTACTCGGCGAGCGACCTGGCGCGCGAGGAGCTGCCGGAGCTGGACCTGACGCTGCGCTCGGCGGTGTCCATCGCGCGGCGGCTGCAGGACCCGCTGGCCGAGCTGGTGAAGATCGACCCCAAGTCGATCGGCGTCGGCCAGTACCAGCACGACGTGTCACAGGTGAAGCTCAAGCGGCGCCTGGACGAGACGGTGGAGAGCTGCGTGAACCGCGTGGGCGTGGAGCTGAACACGGCCTCGCCGGCGCTGCTGGGCTACGTGGCGGGGATCGGGCCCACGGTGGCGCAGAAGATCGTGCGGCACCGCGACTCGGCCGGCCCCTTCCGCTCGCGCGCGGAGGCGACGAAGGTGCCCGGGCTGGGGCCGAAGACCTTCGAGCAGGCCGCCGGCTTCCTGCGCGTGCGCGGCGGCGAGCACCCGCTGGACGCGAGCGCCGTGCACCCGGAGCGCTACGCGCTGGTGGAGCGCATCGCGGCCGACGTGGGCGTGCGGCTGGAGTCGCTGGTGGGGAACGAGGCGGCGGTGGCGAAGATCGAGCCGCGCCGCTACGTGGGCGACGGGGTGGGGCTGCCGACGCTGGAGGACATCCTGGCGGAGCTCCGCAAGCCCGGCCGCGACCCGCGCCAGGCGTTCGAGGCGCCCGTCTTCCGCGACGACGTGCAGACGCTGGAGGACCTGAAGGAGGGGATGACGCTGCAGGGGACGGTGACCAACGTGGTGGCGTTCGGCGCCTTCGTGGACGTGGGCGTGCACCAGGACGGGCTGGTGCACGTCTCGGAGCTGTCGAACCGCTTCGTGAAGGACCCCAACCAGGTGGTGCGCCCCGGCGACCGCGTCACCGTGCGCGTGCTCTCGGTGGACGTGAAGCGCCAGCGGATCGCCCTCAGCATGAAGGACCCGTCGGCGCCGCCGCGTCCGACGCAGAAGAGTGGAGATCAGAGGAAGGACGGCGACGGGCGGAAGGGCGGGGGAGAGCGCAGGCCCGCCCCCGAGCCGCCGAAGCCAGGCTTCGCGCCGAACGGGATGCGGATCGTAAGAAAGTAG
- a CDS encoding DUF6036 family nucleotidyltransferase, which yields MTRAELEHAIRAACDVAGEDEVVVFGSQAILAQYPDAPAALRQSMEADIAPCSGDPAAADRIDAVLGEDSRFHATHGFYVHGLTVEAASLPRGWERRVRRIQTAGTLYRTGRCVEAHDLAASKLAAFREKDRAFVRTLVAEGLIRVNKLKLRVSQLERPESERERIARWIDATVRDLAQS from the coding sequence GTGACCCGCGCGGAGCTCGAGCACGCCATCCGCGCCGCCTGCGACGTGGCCGGCGAGGACGAGGTGGTGGTCTTCGGCTCGCAGGCCATCCTGGCCCAGTACCCGGACGCCCCCGCCGCCCTGCGGCAGTCGATGGAGGCCGACATCGCGCCCTGCTCGGGCGACCCCGCGGCCGCCGACCGCATCGACGCGGTGCTGGGCGAGGACTCGCGCTTCCACGCCACGCACGGCTTCTACGTGCACGGGCTCACCGTCGAAGCCGCGTCGCTCCCGCGCGGGTGGGAGCGGCGGGTGCGCCGCATCCAGACCGCCGGCACGCTGTACAGGACGGGCAGGTGCGTCGAGGCCCACGACCTGGCCGCGAGCAAGCTGGCCGCGTTCCGGGAGAAGGACCGCGCCTTCGTGCGCACCCTCGTCGCCGAAGGCCTGATCCGCGTCAACAAGCTGAAGCTGCGGGTGAGCCAGCTCGAGCGGCCGGAGAGCGAGCGGGAGCGGATCGCGCGCTGGATCGACGCGACGGTGAGAGACCTGGCGCAGAGCTGA
- a CDS encoding ribonuclease HII produces MATSSKKKPPKRKRKPTVARLRKLLAAEWGLWDRGCAHVAGVDEVGRGPLAGPVVAAAVILPEGCWIEGVDDSKKLTPEKRAALYERIVSSCVCWGVGAASPAVIDRINIRRATALAMQRAIRRLSCPPGHLLVDGLAVPELGLEAQTAVVDGDAKVHCIAAASILAKVTRDRLMEKLAARHPLYGWDRNKGYGTAEHLEALDRHGPTRHHRQSFQPVQYTFEDMLSVAQLAEEAY; encoded by the coding sequence GTGGCGACCTCGTCGAAGAAGAAGCCCCCCAAACGCAAGCGGAAGCCGACCGTAGCGCGCCTCAGGAAGCTGCTGGCGGCGGAGTGGGGGCTGTGGGACCGCGGCTGCGCGCACGTGGCGGGGGTCGACGAGGTGGGGCGGGGGCCGCTGGCCGGGCCGGTGGTGGCGGCGGCGGTGATCCTCCCCGAGGGGTGCTGGATCGAGGGGGTGGACGACAGCAAGAAGCTCACGCCCGAGAAGCGCGCGGCGCTCTACGAGCGGATCGTCTCCTCGTGCGTCTGCTGGGGGGTGGGCGCCGCCAGTCCGGCGGTGATCGACCGCATCAACATCCGCCGGGCCACGGCGCTGGCGATGCAGCGCGCGATCCGCCGCCTCTCCTGCCCGCCGGGGCACCTGCTGGTGGACGGGCTGGCGGTCCCCGAGCTGGGGCTGGAGGCGCAGACGGCCGTCGTGGACGGCGACGCGAAGGTGCACTGCATCGCCGCGGCGTCGATCCTGGCCAAGGTCACCCGCGACCGGCTGATGGAGAAACTCGCCGCGCGCCACCCGCTCTACGGGTGGGACCGCAACAAGGGGTACGGGACGGCGGAGCACCTGGAGGCGCTGGACCGGCACGGCCCCACGCGCCACCACCGACAGAGCTTCCAGCCGGTGCAGTACACCTTCGAGGACATGCTCTCCGTCGCGCAGCTGGCAGAGGAAGCGTACTGA
- a CDS encoding nuclear transport factor 2 family protein: MRNAIRFVLPLALVLVSLPAAAQRLPGAPPSDPAERGVARSQYNQDVLRAHEALVRHWMEAWSRGDAKEVGRSYAETATVVFDAQEKAQGKNAVEQWLQRSVAEMSEVRTALTDFRASGALAYAYGTFSYQPRSAPGETASPVTGTYVAVLVEERGRWKYQTQVFIPDAPRAPAAAVGGN, from the coding sequence ATGCGCAACGCCATCCGCTTCGTTCTTCCGCTCGCCCTCGTGCTCGTGAGCCTCCCCGCCGCCGCGCAGCGGCTGCCGGGCGCCCCTCCCAGCGATCCAGCCGAGCGGGGTGTCGCCCGCAGCCAGTACAACCAGGACGTGCTGCGCGCGCACGAGGCGCTGGTGCGGCACTGGATGGAGGCGTGGTCCAGGGGCGACGCGAAGGAGGTGGGGCGCAGCTACGCCGAGACGGCCACGGTGGTCTTCGACGCGCAGGAGAAGGCGCAGGGGAAGAACGCGGTGGAGCAGTGGCTGCAGCGCTCCGTCGCCGAGATGTCGGAGGTGCGCACGGCGCTCACCGACTTCCGGGCGAGCGGCGCGCTGGCCTACGCGTACGGCACCTTCTCGTACCAGCCGCGCTCCGCGCCGGGCGAGACCGCGTCGCCGGTCACCGGCACCTACGTGGCCGTGCTGGTGGAGGAGCGCGGGCGCTGGAAGTACCAGACGCAGGTCTTCATCCCCGACGCGCCCCGGGCGCCGGCGGCGGCGGTCGGCGGCAACTGA
- the rplS gene encoding 50S ribosomal protein L19: protein MHPFIETQQEYLRDNVPSFRPGDTVRVNVRVREGDKERIQAFEGVCIGRKHGGVSETFKVRKISGGVGVERTFPLHSPMIASIELVREGRVRRAKLYYLRNLRGKAARIRERRAK, encoded by the coding sequence ATGCATCCGTTCATCGAGACCCAGCAAGAGTACCTGCGGGACAACGTCCCCAGCTTCCGCCCCGGCGACACCGTGCGCGTGAACGTGCGCGTGCGCGAGGGCGACAAGGAGCGGATCCAGGCGTTCGAGGGCGTCTGCATCGGCCGCAAGCACGGCGGCGTCAGCGAGACGTTCAAGGTGCGCAAGATCTCGGGCGGGGTGGGCGTGGAGCGCACCTTCCCCCTGCACTCGCCGATGATCGCCTCGATCGAGCTGGTGCGCGAGGGCCGGGTGCGCCGCGCCAAGCTGTACTACCTGCGCAACCTGCGCGGCAAGGCCGCCCGCATCCGCGAGCGCCGCGCCAAGTAG
- the trmD gene encoding tRNA (guanosine(37)-N1)-methyltransferase TrmD, which yields MRINVVTLFPDFFRGPLSLSIPARAAAAGLVTYHLVQLRDFTRDRHQTVDDLPYGGGSGMVMKPDPFFEAVESLAAPGKDRPEGPILLMSARGRRFRHDDAVRLSLASQLTLLCGHYKDVDHRVAEALATEEVSLGDFIVSGGEIPALAVLDAVVRLLPGAISDHESASTDSFYEGWLSPPSYTRPAEYRGLKVPDVLLSGDHARIAAWRRAEAERLTRERRPELLEEHPEHG from the coding sequence ATGCGGATCAACGTCGTCACCCTCTTCCCGGACTTCTTCCGGGGGCCGCTGTCGCTGTCGATCCCCGCGCGGGCGGCCGCCGCCGGGCTGGTGACGTACCACCTGGTGCAGCTGAGGGACTTCACCCGCGACCGCCACCAGACGGTGGACGACCTGCCGTACGGCGGCGGGAGCGGGATGGTGATGAAGCCCGACCCGTTCTTCGAGGCGGTGGAGTCGCTCGCCGCCCCGGGGAAGGACCGCCCCGAGGGGCCGATCCTGCTGATGTCGGCGCGGGGGAGGCGCTTCCGCCACGACGACGCGGTGCGGCTCTCGCTGGCGAGCCAGCTGACGCTGCTCTGCGGGCACTACAAGGACGTGGACCACCGGGTGGCCGAGGCGCTGGCGACCGAGGAGGTCTCGCTGGGGGACTTCATCGTCTCCGGCGGCGAGATCCCGGCGCTGGCCGTGCTCGACGCGGTGGTCCGGCTGCTGCCGGGCGCCATCTCCGACCACGAGAGCGCGTCCACCGACAGCTTCTACGAGGGGTGGCTCTCCCCCCCCTCCTACACGCGCCCCGCGGAGTACCGGGGCCTTAAGGTCCCCGACGTGCTGCTGTCGGGCGACCACGCCCGGATCGCCGCGTGGCGGCGGGCCGAGGCGGAGAGGCTCACGCGCGAGCGGCGCCCGGAGCTCCTGGAGGAGCACCCGGAACACGGTTGA
- the rimM gene encoding ribosome maturation factor RimM (Essential for efficient processing of 16S rRNA), with protein sequence MDDAQPGFLIVGAVQKPHGIKGELFVRLETDRPDAVFRPGRVLRLGDAQGRPAGGELTVERARAFKGGLLLKAAEHGQRTAEVDALRGKTLLIPAAEAVAPDEDEVFYHQLVGLRVTAAGEAVGTVRDVYEMPSGVLLGIERAGKKELLVPFVRDLVGRVDVAAGVLELEAVPGLLDL encoded by the coding sequence ATGGACGACGCACAGCCCGGGTTCCTGATCGTCGGCGCGGTGCAGAAGCCGCACGGCATCAAGGGCGAGCTGTTCGTCCGCCTGGAGACCGACCGCCCCGACGCCGTTTTCCGCCCGGGGCGCGTCCTCCGGCTGGGCGACGCCCAGGGGCGGCCGGCGGGCGGCGAGCTCACGGTCGAGCGGGCCCGCGCCTTCAAGGGCGGGCTCCTGCTCAAGGCGGCCGAGCACGGCCAGCGCACCGCCGAGGTCGACGCGCTCAGGGGGAAGACGCTCCTGATCCCCGCGGCCGAGGCGGTCGCTCCCGACGAGGACGAGGTGTTCTACCACCAGCTCGTCGGGCTCAGGGTCACCGCCGCCGGCGAGGCGGTGGGGACGGTGCGCGACGTCTACGAGATGCCCTCCGGGGTGCTGCTGGGGATCGAGCGCGCGGGAAAGAAGGAGCTGCTCGTCCCCTTCGTGCGCGATCTGGTGGGCAGGGTCGACGTGGCCGCCGGCGTGCTGGAGCTCGAGGCCGTGCCCGGGCTGCTGGACCTGTGA